The sequence CCCTGGAACCTTCCAGGCATGGTCCTGCCTCAGGGTCTCTGCCCTTgccgttccctctgcctggaatgctcctcCCCTAGAACTTCTCATGCCTCCTCCCCTTGCTTCCCGTAGGTCTTCGCTCAGTTGTCACGGCCTTCCCTGGCCACCATCTAAAAATACAACCCTCTGACACTTCTCAGCCGCTtctctgttttaaattttctctgtaGACTTATCATTATCTAGCAcactgcatgtgtgtgcacgcgcatACACGCCTGTGCATAGAGTTAACAGCTATAACTATCACTATAGTTATGGATACTCACTATGTAGCTCTTTTTTCACCTCCACTACTAGAACGTGGGCTCCAGGAAAGCAGGTATTTTGTCATATTGTTCACTGACCTATCCCCAGTGCTTAAATCAATGCATAGGACAAAGTGGGGACCTAATAAATagttggtgaatgaatgaatatcctTCTACCCGCCAGTCGAAGGTGTGCATCATGATATGCCCCCACTTACAGGTCAGCTGGCTTGTGTGAACAGGACGGCAAAGCTAGGAGGCAGCTGAGAAGGATGTGCACCCTGGCCTGTTTGGCTGCAAAGTCTAAGCCGTCCCCAACTGCAGCCCCCTCATTGACTGTCAGTGCTGGGACAGCCAGTGGAGTGACCCAACCCGTTCCTGTGAGCATcccaggaggaaactgaggcccagggagagaaCATGCTTTGCCTGGTCTGGGGGACTTATCTTTGACACCAAGGCCTTCAATGACCCCAGATCTACAGAGCTGGCAGGGTGGTGAAGGCCAGCAGGCAGAAGGGCCACTTACATCCTCAGGCAGGACAGACTCCCTGACGCCCACCAGTTTCTGGATGTGCTTGGCGATGCCCACCTCCAACTGGAGACACAAAACGGAAGAAGGAGGGAGGTCAGGGCATGAGTCGGGGATGGAAGAGTTCCTTAGGGCCTGAGTTTAGACGCACGAAGGGGTCAGGGTTGGACCTTGGCCCAGGTGCTGCTGGAGCCAGGTAGGCTGAAGACGGGATGGGATGGGGTGACTGTGCGGTCGGACAAGGTACCTGCTCGGCCAGGGTGCGGACGCCAGTGCGGATCTCATGGCCCAGCCCGGCCAGCGCGCTCTGCAGCTGGGCATGCAGCGTGTTCTGCAGCTGCCCCTGCTCCAGCACGGCCCCTACCCGCTGCTCCAGGGCCTCCCATGCCAGCTGGGCGGGCAACTTGCCGATCACCAGCCGCAGCTGCTCCATGTCAttcaccaccacacacagctgggACAGAGATGCAGAGCTTCCTGaactgtgcccaggctggtccccacacccagctagactcccagccccagctctggCCTTACCATGTTGGCTGCCTGGCCTTGGTCCTTCTGGCCTGAAGAGAGCTCGCGGGCCCGGGCCTTTATAAGGCTGCAGTACACCAGGGCCAGGCGACAGGTGTCCTAGGGTGGGGTTGGACAGAGGGAACTGATCCATGGGTGGGGCATCCAGGAAGGGCAGGTGGGAGGGCATGGGAATTTCAGCGACTTGGGGGATTTAGAATACAGGCCTTGGGAGGCTGCCTGGGTGAGAGCACGGGAGAAACGGTGGGTGGTAGTGTGGCTGTTCTAGAAAGAGGGGGAAGGACACGTGGAAGATGCCGCACCTCCACAAACTTGACGGTAATCATGAAGGCCTCCTCTGGGTCTGGCCAGTCCAGCTGCCGGGCAGTGTGGCTGATCTGGGCAAAGCAGGTGGATAGATCCACCGCTGATGTGCTGTGCTTGGTCAGTTCACCCAGGGGCACCAGctgggggaagaaaggaggaCTCAGGATACTGCCAAATCcacccccttccctccttccttcattcatagAGCAGCTACCATCACCAGGCACAGAGCTGGGCAGGGAGCTTCACAAGAGACAAGCACGGCTCCGCCCAGACCCCCAGGCTGCAGGATCTCAGGCAAAGTGAAGCCACAGCCCCAAGGATATCCAGAGGCAGCGTTTTGCACAAAACTGGACTCAAGTGCACCCAAAAGGGATGTTCAGAGCGGGTTACTGGCTTTTACTACGCTTTGGAGGTCCAGGCAGAACCCAAGCCTCACCCCCAAACCGGGGCCCCGCCCCCTGCCCTGGCCACGCCCCCACCTCATCCATCTGCACAGCGCGCTGCACCCGCGCCAGGGCCTCGTTGTACGTCTTCTGCAGCCAGGAGGGGATGGCCGGCTGGAACCAGCGGTGGAAATTATCCAGGGCCAGGACTCCATCCCTGGGGATTGCCGGGGCTCAGCGTCGGGAAGGCTGGGGCCACCATGGACCCTGGGGCCTCgtccaccctcccctcccctgtgcCCCTGCAGCCGCCCACAATTGGCCTGCTGCCCACCTCTCTGAGGAGCTCATGCGCAGCTGGCAGAGCTCCTTGAGGCTGATGTAGAGCTGGAACAGACTCTCGCCCATCTCTGGGGACACTACATCACCCACAACCGTCGTGTGGTCCTGCACCCGCTTGGCCACCTGCAAAGGAAAGGTGTGGAGGGCGGGGCCCACAGCTCTGTTGGAGGGCATGCCCTAGAGACGGGGGAGGGACTCACCAGCCACTGCAGCTCCCGGAAAGCCATGGAGAAGAGGTGGATCTTGAGGGTACTGGAGGAAAGGCAGCAGGTGTCACCCAGTGGCATACACCAGGGTCCCCATGGTTCCGGCTCTGAGGCAATGCCCCACTACCTCCCGACCTGGCTATCTGCTCACTTGTGGAAGATCTTGTCCCATGTGCGCTGGCACTGGTGCAGGTCGCCAATGACATCCTGTACCAGGCCCAGCAAGGCCTTGCCTGCCTCCGGGATGCCCTGCAGAGACAGaggtgggctgggcagggctgccAGAGGCAGGCACCACCCCCCGTgaccccctgccctcccccttGCCCAGCCCCTCACCTGCACCATGGGTTGATGGTGCTGCTGCTTCAGGTGGAACCATTCAGTGGTGCCAGTCTGTCGACAAAGAGGCAGTGAGCAGGGAGGGACTGCCAGGCCCAGGCGCTGGTCTCCCCCATCCCCAGCGCGAGTACCATACCTGCAGGGCCTCAGTCACCAGCTGGGGCAATGGGGCGGTGTTGGGGCACAGTTCTCCAAAGGCCTTCATCTTGCACATCTGTACCAGGACCCTGCAAGATGGAAAGAGCTGTGTCGAAAGTGCCTGCTGCCCCACACTGCACTCACTCCTCCAACAATTCTCCCACTCCTGCAGGCACCCCAGCTGCTCCCTCATCCCTGACCCCACCGAGGAAGAGGAAGGCAGCCACTGACCTGAGAAGAGACTGCAGCCGGGCTGGGGAGTCCGAGACAGAGAGGGGGAAGACAGAGCGGAACCTCCGGATGAGGGAGAGGCCGTAGGTCAGCAGGGAGCTGAATGAGGCGGCCAGCTCCTCCTGCTGAAGAGCCAGGAGATGCTTTAGGGGCCTAGACAGCTGCTGCTgctcccctgccccttccctgaGCCCTGCCTGCTCAGTGCCCCTTGCCACTGCATGCCTACCTGTTCTGCCTTGAGCCGACCCTGGATCCACTGGTACTCGATGCTGGTGATGGGGTGCAGGAGGCAGCTGCTGGGGAACTCCAGGCTCTGGTAGAGGCGGCTGTAGGCCAGCCACTGCCTGCAGGGGACAGGAAGCCCTCAGCTGGACAGGGAGGAGGAAATTGCCTTCCCCTGTTCACCCGGCCTCAGGTGGGGGGAATCGCCTCCCATCCACCAGTACAGGCTGAAAACTAGTGGCTCAACAGGACATGcaggattgtttttgttttgtgtttttttttttgagatgtagtctcactccgtcacccaggctggagtgcagtggcgtgatctcggctcactgcaacctgcgcctcctgggttcaagcgattctccagcctcagcctcccaagtagctgggactacaggcatgtaccaccatgcccagctaaattttttatttttagtagagatggggtttcaccatgttggccaggctggtctcgaacacctgacctcaagtgatccacccgcctcggcctcccaaagttctgggattacagacatgagtcactgtgaccagccaggattttttttctttgtttccataGATGCTTTTCAAATTGCCCAGATTGAgatctttgtgattttaaaacttcaggatttcttgctgtttttgaaaaattggattagctgggcacagtggctcacacctgtaatcccaggacttttggaggccgaggcgggtggatcacctgaggtcaggagtttgagaccagcctggccaacatagtgaaaccccatctctaccaaaaatacaaaatttagccaggtgtgatggcaggcacctgtagtcccagctacttgggaggctgagacaagagaatcacttgaacctgggaggcagaagttgcagtgagctgagattgtgccatggcactccagcctgggcgacaagagggaaactccagctcaaaaaaaaaaaagaaaagaaaagaaaaataggatctATGAACCTGAGCCTTCGTGCACATGTGGCAAGCATCAGTGAGAACTTCCTTTCAGATGGTTTGGGGGGATATCACACAAACGAGGTCCCGTGGGAGGGCAGAGGATGGGggagaggagcagcctggggacaGGCCGAAGTCCCTATTGGACACTGCAGCCACCTGCATTACTGTGCTTGGGCCCTGCAGGCAAACCAGGTCCCTCCCCATCTGGTGCCTGCTCCAGTCTCCAGCCGCACCACCATTCCACCCTTGTCTCCGAATCACCCACCTGCCTGAGGTCCTAGCAGTACACAAGCTGACCCCAGCCCAGAAATGCACTCCCCTGGGCTCCCTCCGCCTCCCACTCAGACTCCAAGTCACAGCCCAGGCCTGAGTCGGCATCCTGCTCCTGTTCCTCCCCTGGCCAGCACTTGGCTGTgtcccatctctttttttttttttttgagacagagcctcgctgtgtcgcccaggctggagtgcagtggtgtgatctcaggtcactgcaacctccacctcccgggttcaagtgattctcgtgcctcaccctcccgagtagctgggattacagacatgcgcccccacacctgactaatttttctatattttgtagagacaggatttcaccatgttggccaggctggtctcaaactcctgacttcaagtgatctgcctgtctcggcctcccaaagtgctgggattccaggcgcgagccaccgtgcccggccggctATGTCCCATCTCTGCCCTACTCACATGCACTGGAATGGCTGTGACCCCCTGTGCCCTCCCCGGCATTCCTAGGACTTGACGTGAGTTGCCCTCAACATAGATTTGTCCTTATCAGCGCGTAGTTTTGCTGAGTTGAAGGCTATGGCATTGGGAAGCGGGGCTGGGGTTAGGGACCGGGTCCAAATTCAAATGCCCAGGACTCAGGAGACGAAAGCAACTGAAGTGGGCCCAATGGCAGCCATGATGGGCAGAGGCACACACATCGCTCCGCTCTGTCCACTCAAAAAAGCAgcaaaggctgggcgcggtggcacgcgcctataatcccagcactttgggaggccaaggcgggcggatcatgaggtcaggagatcgagaccatcctggctaacacggtgaaaccccatctctactaaaaatacaaaaaattagccgggcgcggtggctggcgcctgtagtcccagctactcgggaggctgaggcaggagaatggcgtgaacccaggaggcggagcctgcagtgagccaagatcgtgccactgcactccggcctgggcgaaagagcaagactctgtctcaaaaaaaaaaagcagcaaaatggctcggtgcagtggctcatgcctataatctcagcactttgagaggccaaggcaggcagatcacctgaggtcgggagttggagaccagcttgaccaacatggagaaaccccgtctctactaaaaatacaaagttagctgggcgtggtggcgcatgcctgtaatcccagctactcgggaggctgaggcaggagaatcacttgaacctggaaggcagaggttgcatgcagtgagtcaagattgcaccattccactccagcctgggcaacaagggtgaaactccgtttcaaaaaaaaaaaaaaaaagcagcaaaatgaTGACCCTGCAGTTCCAGCACTTGTGTTTCATGAGAAGCTGGAGATCTGGATGGTATGTCAAATCTCCAGATagctttttctaatattttttggaaatgaggtctcactctgtgatcCGGGCAGGAGTgttggtgtgatcatagctcactgcagccttgaaatcctgggctcaagtgatcctcctgcctcagcctcccaaagtcctgggattacaggagtgagccaccgcatcagCCGAATCtctagactttttaaaattggcaACTGATTCAAaacttaaaacacacattttggGCCAAAGGGAACTCTGCTGAGAATTACACTTTGGGCTACCGGCTTGGAGGAGGGCAGGGGGCGTGGGGGGCTGGTGGCTCAGGGGTTCTGCCCAGGGCTGTGTACTCACGCCATGGACTGGTGGAAGTCGGATAGGTCCTTCTGTGTGGCGTGCAGAAAGAGGACGGTGGCAGCCTGGGGACTCAGCGACCCGTCCCAGGAGGTGCTTCCCGCCTGAGGGGAGCAGGTGGAGGAGTGTCAGGACCTGAAGGGCAGCCCCGGCTGCGCCCAGCCCCAGGAGGGCAATACCTCGTGCTGGGTGACCTCGTGGGACACAAGCTgctgcaggaggtggaggtgcacGGTGTAGCTCGGCTGCGAGCGGCTGGCCGAAGTGGCTCTCTGCAATGAGGCCTCTGTGAGCAGACAGGGCCTCACACTGGGTGCAGCCAGCCCCGCAACCCAGCAGACCGCCGCAAGAGCTGGGCATGGCCACTGGCCCAGTACCCGACCTACCCGCTTATGGATGAGTTGGAACTGGAGGTGGCACTGGCCTCGGTCTGGGTAGGTCTCAGTGCGGGGTTCCAGGGGGTACCACTGGTCCTCTCGGCAGCGCAGGTCCTGACAGGCGGGGATGCCCAGCCCGTGAGCGTCAGAACCTCATAGAGTCGGGGCAGCGGAGGCGACAGGAGGTGGACCCCAGGCTCAGCtttgtgaggacacagagcctcTCCCCAGAACCCCTCCCAACCCCCTCCCTCTGCCTCGCTCCTGGGCCCCTTTCCTCATCCTCCTCACCTGCAGCCTCAGAACCACGTTCCCCAGAAAGTCGTCCTGGCCTTTGTCCTTCCGGGCCTCTTTAAAGATCCTGCGTCAGGCAGGGTCCCATAAGGGGGACGCAGCAAGGGTCGGAAGGGATTAGGCTGGAATCCACCCCCGGCCGCAGCCACCTGGACCCCAAAGGAGCCTGCACCCCAGCATCCAGTGTGCATGTTGGGGGATGGAGGGCAAAAGGAGCCCCAACCCCTTCCCTGTGAGCCCTGCAACACGAACCTGCGAAGCCCATGCAGATCCGTGAGCTCCCCAAGCTTCTGTCGGACAGACTCCACAGTGTCCAGGTCCCTGGCAGGACAGAGGTTtgagaaggaagcagagagagTGCCTACGACCTCTTCCAGGAGGAGGTTCCGCCTCTCTCACCCCAgatcccttcccttcccatcccTAGGGGCAGGCCAGGTCACTCACCACATGTCCAGATGAAAGCTCGCATTGGTGATGTCCTCAAACTCCCTGTATGGAGAAAAGGGCGTGGTTGAGGGCCCTGGAGGGTGGATGCCCCCAGACGAAGCAGTAAGTGACCACAGCCCAGAGCCATGGAGTTGTAGCCTATCCCTGCCAAACTTCCCTCCTCCCAGCcgcatccctttttttttttttttttttttttttgagatggagtctagttctgtcccccaggctggaggagtgcagtggcaggatctaactcactgcaacctctgcctcctgggttcaagcaattttcctgcctcagccttccaagtagctgggattacaggtgcccgccaccacacctggctaatttttgtatttttagtagagacggggtttcactgtgttggccacactggtcttgagcttctgacctcgtgatccgcccgcctaggcctcccaaagtgctgggattacaagcgtgagccaccgcgcccagcctttttttttttttttttgagacagagtctcactctgtcacccaggctggagtgcagtggcgtgatctcggctcactgcaacctccgcctcccgggttcaagtgattctcctgcctcagcctcttaagtagctgggattacaggcatgcacctccacgcccggctaatttttgtacttttaggagaGGTGGGccttcattgtgttggccaggctggtctcaaactcctgacctcaggtgatccacctgcctcggcctcccaaaagtgctgggattacaggcatgagtccctgcgcctggcccccactaatttttttttttttttttgagacagagtgtcgctctgtcaccaggctggagtgcagtggtgctatctcggctcactgcaacctccgcctcccaggttcaagcgattcccctgcctcagccttccgagtagctgggactacaggcgcctgccaccacgcccggctaattttttgtattttagtagagacggggtttcaccgtgttagccaggatggtctcaatctcctgacctcatgatctgccctcctcagcctcccaaaatgctgggattataggcgtgagccaccacgcccggccttttttgtatttttagtagagatggggttttgccatgttggccaggctggtctcagtctcctggcctcccaaagtgctgggattacaggtgggaaccaCTGCACCCATCCCTGCCTCCTTTCAGGTACAGCTTCAGGCACCCCCAGACTCACCCACAAGGGCCTGACCCTCCTTGCCCCATCAGCACGTGTGGCATTGATCTTGTTCTGTCCCATCTGACCTACTGTCCACCTAACGTGCCTGGAGATGGGCTTCTCCTCTAGTCTTTGCCCAGGGCCAAACCCCCTCCCCTGAGCCAGGACGACCTACTCATCTCATTGTCTGGGGCAGACCCTGCTACCCAGGAAAGACCTGGATAGAGTGGGGGCTGGAGCACGGCCACGTACAGGATGAAGGTCTCGTCCCAGACGGGGTTGAGTGTCTGGGTGATGACCTGCGTGCGGTGGGTCTCCTCCTCGGGGATGGTGTGCCTCACCACAGCCTTCTGCCGATGCCGGGACCCGGGGCTGCCCCCTGGCACACCTACCCCCTGCTCAATGCCCAGCAGGCAGTAGGGGTCGCTGAACCCTGTGGAGGAGTGGGGAAGACGAGGCAGCCAGGGAGTCGGCTGGGTCCCTGGGAGAGGCCCTCATCACCCCCGCCCGGGGCTGAGCCTCCTccgggggagagggaaggggaccAGCAGCATGGGGGGCCAGCGCTACAGGGCTTCTTGGAAGTGGGTGCTCCCGCCAAGAGTCCTGGGCCAGGCTGTGATGGGAGAGGAAGGAGCCAGGAAGAAGCCCCTTGGGGACCCCACCCCATGCTCACCACTGACATCTTTGCCCAGAATGCCCTTGGCCTGTTTCACTGTTGCCTTCAGACAAAATATTGGCTTCTGGAGGGACAGGAGGGATGGCCTGAGTCCCTGAGGGGGCTGGGCTTCCCAGGCCCCTCCTTGCCCAGGGGGACCCTGGCCCCAGGTTACCTCAAGCTCCCTGACCCGCTGCAGTGTCTGCTGGTGCTCCTCGGGCTCCACGTGGAAGGCCTGG comes from Homo sapiens chromosome 17, GRCh38.p14 Primary Assembly and encodes:
- the UNC13D gene encoding protein unc-13 homolog D; protein product: MATLLSHPQQRPPFLRQAIKIRRRRVRDLQDPPPQMAPEIQPPSHHFSPEQRALLYEDALYTVLHRLGHPEPNHVTEASELLRYLQEAFHVEPEEHQQTLQRVRELEKPIFCLKATVKQAKGILGKDVSGFSDPYCLLGIEQGVGVPGGSPGSRHRQKAVVRHTIPEEETHRTQVITQTLNPVWDETFILEFEDITNASFHLDMWDLDTVESVRQKLGELTDLHGLRRIFKEARKDKGQDDFLGNVVLRLQDLRCREDQWYPLEPRTETYPDRGQCHLQFQLIHKRRATSASRSQPSYTVHLHLLQQLVSHEVTQHEAGSTSWDGSLSPQAATVLFLHATQKDLSDFHQSMAQWLAYSRLYQSLEFPSSCLLHPITSIEYQWIQGRLKAEQQEELAASFSSLLTYGLSLIRRFRSVFPLSVSDSPARLQSLLRVLVQMCKMKAFGELCPNTAPLPQLVTEALQTGTTEWFHLKQQHHQPMVQGIPEAGKALLGLVQDVIGDLHQCQRTWDKIFHNTLKIHLFSMAFRELQWLVAKRVQDHTTVVGDVVSPEMGESLFQLYISLKELCQLRMSSSERDGVLALDNFHRWFQPAIPSWLQKTYNEALARVQRAVQMDELVPLGELTKHSTSAVDLSTCFAQISHTARQLDWPDPEEAFMITVKFVEDTCRLALVYCSLIKARARELSSGQKDQGQAANMLCVVVNDMEQLRLVIGKLPAQLAWEALEQRVGAVLEQGQLQNTLHAQLQSALAGLGHEIRTGVRTLAEQLEVGIAKHIQKLVGVRESVLPEDAILPLMKFLEVELCYMNTNLVQENFSSLLTLLWTHTLTVLVEAAASQRSSSLASNRLKIALQNLEICFHAEGCGLPPKALHTATFQALQRDLELQAASSRELIRKYFCSRIQQQAETTSEELGAVTVKASYRASEQKLRVELLSASSLLPLDSNGSSDPFVQLTLEPRHEFPELAARETQKHKKDLHPLFDETFEFLVPAEPCRKAGACLLLTVLDYDTLGADDLEGEAFLPLREVPGLSGSEEPGEVPQTRLPLTYPAPNGDPILQLLEGRKGDREAQVFVRLRRHRAKQASQHALRPAP